One stretch of Bordetella avium DNA includes these proteins:
- a CDS encoding transporter substrate-binding domain-containing protein: MGSAAEIPRLTIALNNEDWQWLAEKREFRVGIFAPDYAPFQFTQDGRFRGINADYLKLISYSLGLIPVVMIYPDRDSALHALADGKIDAVDDVDGAALMGQHFVNTRPYISNPAVLAVRRSMPPLPSDLGSLLIAVNPRSQPAAMVHEGPQLRWQTYPNPLLGLSAVAYGQADAYIGDPLAIAYYITAGVFNDLQVQRHSDLGTRANTYTLSTNSKTLRAILNQTIASIPEIWRQNVVYRWGLPGGVLFPPPMPALTEREKRWLQRHKEVPVVSLNVFPPFSMQNRNDTELSGMSIDVLRRIGQITGLRFNLRGVDSSAEMESALKDGTAEMSAGLFWSEEREDTLDFSSPYLTTAFVLVGRRDAAHLPANTDLAGMRIASISSSPVLEALRKHYPQSEIVLVGSPNEALLAVLNGKVDYAVQTQIGANFYLSNYFRNELAIATALNTPPVRLAFAFSRDQDELRGIIDKAITSLPADDQIYLLNRWRMETAPDINTWYAYRGEIYLLIGAGIISSLIFLAWIYYLRRQIGKRRAAERALSDQLAFMRVLIDGIPNPVFVRDREGRMVTCNRSYLETFDVTRDAVQGRTLIDSPIGLEDPEQAKTVHQQYLDAMQHNSGAVFQDIEVTLHGEKRYIYHWLLPYSDSLGRVKGLIGGWTDLTERIRLLRDLHEAKEEADAANRAKSTFLATMSHEIRTPMNAIIGMLELELRRPADQATDRSALQITYDSARSLLDLIGDILDISKIEADRLELSPHPTDLRKLLDGIINVFQGLARQHGLSLTLQIDPPHPPHVLLDATRLKQVISNLVSNALKFTEVGGVIVSLKVRTEEDGRAKIELAVDDSGPGISSADRQRLFEPFTQVHDQAKAARAAGTGLGLVISRRLIEAMGGHFDLSSIPGKGTRIDVLLNADITTAVEETASPETEPATTPARLNVLVIDDHPPNRLLMCQQLAFIGHDAQEAADGPKGLALWRQHDFDVILTDCNMPGMSGYALAREIRRIETEESRPRTPIYAITASAQAEEFARCEAAGMDGCLFKPLDIDALSKHLLPIALAKTSAPMQQTSPSSPVTFQPQGLLDLTQGDAVMIRNLVETLINTNREDAEHLLQSIDDPEAVADLAHRIAGGARVVAATQTADLAVALEADARGGQTDNAQAVQALVEAMRQLEAELQAWLASRA; this comes from the coding sequence TTGGGTTCCGCAGCCGAAATCCCAAGACTGACCATTGCGCTCAATAACGAGGACTGGCAGTGGCTTGCCGAGAAACGCGAGTTTCGCGTAGGCATTTTTGCGCCGGATTATGCGCCATTCCAGTTTACTCAGGATGGCCGGTTTCGCGGCATAAATGCCGACTACCTGAAACTCATCAGTTATAGCCTCGGCCTTATCCCGGTCGTAATGATCTATCCGGACCGGGACAGTGCTTTGCACGCACTGGCGGATGGGAAAATCGATGCCGTCGACGATGTCGATGGCGCCGCCCTGATGGGGCAGCATTTCGTCAACACCCGGCCTTATATCAGCAATCCCGCCGTACTGGCGGTGCGGCGCTCAATGCCCCCCCTGCCTTCCGATCTCGGCAGCCTGCTCATTGCCGTCAATCCGCGTTCTCAGCCTGCAGCCATGGTGCATGAGGGGCCGCAACTCCGCTGGCAAACCTACCCCAACCCGCTGCTCGGGCTGAGCGCAGTGGCCTATGGCCAGGCAGATGCCTACATAGGCGACCCGCTCGCGATCGCCTATTACATCACCGCTGGCGTGTTCAACGATTTGCAGGTCCAGCGCCACAGCGACCTGGGCACTCGCGCCAATACCTACACCCTGTCGACAAACAGCAAGACATTGCGTGCGATCCTGAATCAGACCATCGCAAGCATTCCGGAGATCTGGCGTCAGAACGTGGTCTACCGCTGGGGCCTGCCTGGCGGAGTCCTGTTCCCTCCTCCCATGCCCGCCTTGACCGAAAGGGAGAAACGCTGGCTGCAACGGCACAAAGAAGTCCCCGTGGTGTCACTCAATGTTTTTCCGCCATTTTCGATGCAGAACCGGAATGACACCGAACTTTCCGGCATGTCGATTGATGTGTTGCGCCGGATTGGGCAGATAACCGGCCTGCGTTTCAATTTGCGCGGTGTTGATTCCAGCGCCGAAATGGAATCCGCACTCAAGGACGGCACGGCCGAAATGAGTGCTGGCCTGTTCTGGAGCGAAGAGCGCGAAGACACGCTGGATTTCAGCTCGCCCTACCTGACGACCGCATTTGTACTGGTCGGCCGACGCGATGCGGCCCACTTGCCGGCCAATACGGATCTGGCCGGTATGCGAATTGCCAGCATCAGCAGCAGCCCCGTCCTGGAGGCACTGCGCAAACACTATCCGCAAAGCGAGATCGTGCTTGTTGGCAGCCCCAATGAAGCCCTGCTTGCCGTGCTGAACGGTAAGGTCGATTACGCAGTACAGACGCAGATCGGAGCGAATTTCTATCTAAGTAACTATTTTCGCAATGAACTGGCCATCGCCACCGCCTTGAACACGCCGCCCGTGCGTCTGGCGTTTGCGTTCTCGCGCGATCAGGACGAGTTGCGCGGCATTATCGACAAAGCCATCACCAGCCTGCCAGCCGACGACCAGATTTATCTCTTGAATCGCTGGCGTATGGAGACTGCGCCCGATATCAACACCTGGTATGCCTATCGTGGCGAGATCTATCTGCTGATTGGCGCCGGCATTATTTCTTCCTTGATTTTCCTGGCCTGGATTTACTATTTGCGTCGCCAGATAGGCAAACGGCGAGCGGCGGAACGCGCCTTGAGCGATCAGCTAGCCTTCATGCGCGTGCTGATCGACGGTATCCCCAACCCCGTATTCGTGCGTGATCGGGAGGGGCGTATGGTGACCTGCAACCGCAGCTACCTCGAGACCTTTGACGTCACGCGTGATGCGGTGCAAGGGCGCACCCTGATCGACTCGCCGATCGGCCTGGAAGACCCGGAGCAGGCAAAAACCGTCCACCAGCAATATCTGGACGCCATGCAGCACAACAGCGGCGCCGTATTCCAGGATATTGAGGTCACGCTGCATGGAGAAAAGCGCTATATCTATCATTGGTTGCTGCCCTACAGCGACTCGCTCGGTCGCGTCAAAGGCCTGATCGGGGGCTGGACCGACCTCACCGAGCGCATCCGCTTACTGCGCGATCTGCATGAAGCCAAGGAAGAAGCTGACGCCGCCAACCGCGCCAAATCCACCTTCCTGGCCACCATGAGCCACGAAATCCGTACTCCGATGAATGCCATCATCGGCATGTTGGAACTGGAACTGCGCCGGCCTGCGGATCAGGCCACGGATCGCAGCGCCCTACAGATCACTTACGACTCTGCCCGCTCCCTGCTCGACCTGATCGGCGATATTCTCGATATTTCCAAGATCGAGGCAGACCGCCTGGAGCTTTCGCCTCACCCCACCGATCTGCGCAAACTGCTTGATGGGATCATCAATGTGTTCCAGGGACTGGCCCGCCAGCATGGTCTATCGCTGACCTTGCAGATCGATCCGCCTCATCCGCCACATGTCTTGCTGGACGCTACCCGCCTGAAACAGGTGATCTCCAATCTTGTCAGTAATGCCTTGAAATTCACCGAGGTCGGCGGGGTGATCGTCAGTCTGAAGGTAAGGACGGAAGAGGACGGCCGGGCGAAAATCGAGCTCGCCGTGGACGACAGCGGCCCCGGGATCAGCTCGGCCGACCGCCAGCGCCTGTTTGAACCTTTTACTCAGGTGCATGATCAGGCCAAGGCCGCGCGCGCGGCAGGTACCGGCCTGGGCCTGGTGATCAGCCGTCGCCTCATTGAGGCCATGGGCGGCCACTTCGATCTGAGCAGCATTCCTGGCAAAGGCACCCGCATCGACGTGCTTCTCAATGCCGACATCACCACTGCCGTCGAAGAAACCGCCAGTCCCGAGACCGAGCCCGCCACCACACCGGCACGCCTGAATGTGCTCGTGATCGACGACCACCCGCCTAACCGCCTGTTGATGTGCCAGCAACTGGCCTTTATCGGCCACGATGCCCAGGAGGCCGCCGACGGTCCGAAAGGGCTGGCGCTGTGGCGGCAACATGATTTCGACGTCATCCTCACTGACTGCAACATGCCTGGGATGAGCGGCTATGCCTTGGCGCGTGAGATCCGTCGCATCGAAACGGAAGAGTCCCGTCCGCGCACGCCCATCTATGCCATCACGGCCTCTGCACAGGCTGAAGAATTCGCCCGATGCGAGGCCGCAGGCATGGACGGCTGCCTGTTCAAACCGTTGGATATCGACGCACTGAGCAAGCATTTGCTTCCGATCGCCCTCGCCAAGACCTCCGCCCCAATGCAGCAAACATCCCCGTCCTCTCCCGTGACCTTTCAGCCGCAAGGCTTGCTTGACCTCACACAGGGAGACGCGGTCATGATACGCAACCTCGTCGAGACGCTCATCAATACCAATCGCGAGGATGCCGAACATCTGCTGCAATCCATCGACGATCCCGAGGCCGTCGCGGATCTGGCGCACCGCATCGCAGGCGGCGCGCGCGTGGTGGCCGCCACGCAAACCGCCGATCTGGCCGTCGCCCTGGAAGCCGACGCCCGCGGTGGCCAGACAGATAACGCACAAGCCGTGCAGGCCCTGGTCGAGGCGATGCGGCAACTGGAGGCCGAACTTCAGGCGTGGTTGGCGTCGCGTGCCTGA
- the bvgA gene encoding virulence response regulator transcription factor BvgA — MQKLLIIDDHPVIRFALKALMEKEGFEVVGETDNGLDGISMAREMLPNLVILDIGIPKLDGLEVLTRLQGLRLPMHVLILTGQQPALFARRCLNAGAAGFVSKHGNLQEVVDAAKAVVAGYTYFPKTTLTEIRGVESQDDAMMISSLSNRELAVLQLLAQGLTNKDIADSMFLSNKTISTYKTRLLQKLNATTLVELIDMAKRNNLG; from the coding sequence ATGCAAAAGCTACTGATTATTGACGATCATCCCGTCATCCGCTTTGCCCTAAAAGCATTGATGGAGAAGGAAGGTTTCGAGGTCGTAGGCGAAACTGACAATGGTCTGGACGGCATCAGCATGGCGCGCGAGATGCTGCCCAACCTCGTCATCCTTGACATCGGCATCCCCAAACTGGACGGCCTAGAGGTGCTGACTCGTCTACAAGGCCTGCGCCTACCCATGCATGTATTGATACTGACCGGTCAGCAACCCGCCCTGTTTGCACGCCGATGCCTGAATGCCGGTGCGGCCGGCTTTGTCTCTAAACACGGCAACCTCCAGGAAGTGGTAGACGCCGCGAAGGCCGTGGTGGCGGGTTATACCTACTTCCCTAAAACCACGCTCACCGAGATCCGTGGCGTCGAAAGCCAGGACGACGCCATGATGATTTCGTCCTTATCCAACCGTGAGTTGGCGGTCTTGCAGCTTCTGGCGCAAGGCCTCACCAACAAAGATATCGCCGATAGCATGTTTCTCAGCAACAAGACCATCAGCACCTATAAAACCCGTTTGCTGCAAAAGCTGAACGCCACGACGCTTGTCGAGCTTATCGACATGGCTAAACGCAATAATCTGGGATAA
- a CDS encoding EAL domain-containing response regulator: protein MKQPAVLVIEDHPVQRLVLVRALEMLGFTRIIQAQEGNHALSQLEEHGVADIVICDVRTPGMDGTQFLREASQRKLVKSVILSSDVSSDLTAAILHMASLSGLQVLGDLGKPLKLSRLESLLRRYESDSAQPAGNKASSAPEPPSPEAIRAGLDRGEFIPYYQPKFDVRTLQPAGAEILARWNHPILGLLPPSYFIEAIKDCNEIDRLTLALADQAMAQTARSALTGRGASLALNVETCQLGNAQLLNDLIAALERYALPATALTLEVTETGLLSVQAATLETLVRLRLLGCTVSIDDFGTGFSSMERLCNLPFNQLKIDASFVRRLPGDARSESVIAATLSLAESLGITVVAEGIETADQRNALLDMRCALGQGYWYARPMSGDEYETWLFNPMVANT, encoded by the coding sequence ATGAAACAGCCGGCCGTCCTCGTCATCGAAGACCATCCCGTGCAACGTCTGGTCCTTGTTCGAGCCCTCGAAATGCTCGGGTTCACCCGTATCATTCAAGCTCAGGAAGGTAACCATGCCCTCAGCCAGCTTGAGGAGCATGGCGTTGCCGACATTGTCATCTGCGACGTGCGCACCCCAGGCATGGACGGCACGCAGTTCCTGCGAGAGGCCAGCCAGCGAAAGCTGGTGAAGTCCGTCATCCTGAGCAGCGATGTCTCCAGCGACCTGACTGCTGCCATTCTGCATATGGCCAGCCTGTCGGGCCTTCAGGTGTTGGGCGATCTCGGAAAACCGCTCAAACTGAGCCGGCTGGAATCCTTGCTGCGCCGCTACGAAAGCGATTCCGCGCAACCCGCAGGCAATAAGGCAAGCTCCGCGCCAGAGCCGCCCAGCCCTGAGGCCATTCGTGCCGGACTCGATCGTGGCGAATTCATTCCTTACTATCAGCCCAAGTTCGATGTCCGCACGCTGCAACCGGCCGGGGCCGAAATTCTGGCGCGCTGGAACCACCCCATACTTGGCCTTTTGCCGCCCTCCTACTTCATCGAGGCCATCAAAGACTGCAACGAAATTGACCGTCTGACACTCGCCCTGGCCGACCAGGCGATGGCGCAGACCGCACGTTCGGCACTCACCGGCCGGGGTGCAAGCCTCGCCCTCAACGTCGAAACATGCCAGTTGGGTAACGCCCAGCTCCTAAATGACCTGATCGCCGCCCTCGAGCGGTATGCCCTGCCAGCCACGGCTCTCACCTTAGAGGTGACGGAAACCGGCCTGCTGTCCGTGCAGGCCGCCACACTGGAGACCCTGGTTCGTCTTCGCCTATTGGGTTGCACCGTATCGATCGACGACTTCGGCACAGGGTTCTCCTCTATGGAAAGATTGTGCAATCTGCCGTTCAATCAACTCAAGATTGACGCCTCATTCGTGCGGCGACTGCCAGGCGATGCCCGCAGTGAAAGCGTCATTGCAGCCACACTTTCCCTAGCTGAAAGCCTGGGTATCACCGTGGTCGCAGAAGGCATTGAAACCGCCGACCAGCGCAACGCGCTATTGGATATGCGTTGTGCACTGGGTCAAGGCTATTGGTATGCACGCCCAATGTCTGGCGACGAGTATGAAACCTGGTTGTTCAACCCCATGGTGGCAAATACCTGA